From the genome of bacterium:
AGTACCAATCAATTCCCTGTTGCTTTGTAATGGTTTTCAAACCTTCGAGTGAACTATCAGGAGTTGCGACGGAAACAATATGTAATCGATCGCTATATTCATTATGAAGTTGTTTTAGTCTGGGCAGTTCCTCATTACATGGACCGCACCAATCCGCCCAAAACACCAGCAGTACCGGTTTCCCCTGCAGGTTACTTAACTTAAGGTCGCTTAAACTATCGACGGATCTGAGGACAAAATCGGGAGCGGTATCTCC
Proteins encoded in this window:
- a CDS encoding TlpA disulfide reductase family protein; its protein translation is MSQIRTYVWIAVVLAIVVVIVISQSGSSGPMSGDTAPDFVLRSVDSLSDLKLSNLQGKPVLLVFWADWCGPCNEELPRLKQLHNEYSDRLHIVSVATPDSSLEGLKTITKQQGIDWYSLYDQEGTVSKAYRVSGVPELFLLDKDGRIRMQWGGTVSVSDLREEIDKYIK